A window of Loxodonta africana isolate mLoxAfr1 chromosome 3, mLoxAfr1.hap2, whole genome shotgun sequence genomic DNA:
AACAGCGGCATCGGTAATAACAAGGATGAGCCGGGCTTCGCGGAGGGAGAGTCCCTAAGGCTCTTCTGTCTGTATGGCCTTGGCCGATTAATTTTCCgtctggagcctcagtttcctccactGTAATATGGGAGCAGCCCTCGTGGTGGGACAATTGGACCCTAAGGAGAAGGATGCAGGCAGAGCAAGTGTCCAGCTCCAGGTCAGACTCAGCTGCAAAGAAGAGTCTTTGCGGAATGGTTCTGAGATTGGGGACACTGCACCCATTTacagggggaaactgaggctccaggaGAGACTGTTGCAGGCCTGTCACATAATGAGGTGgagcagagctgagatttgaactctGGACTCCTGGATGCAGCAAAATCGAAGTCAGGACCTGCCTGACTGGGGACCCCTGTGTTTCTTCCCAGACACCCCATTTGGCAGATGGGAAAAATCGAGGTGCGGGGGGGGTGAGCGGTCTGCTCAGGGTCACACTGGAAGCGTGGTAGTGGAAGCACGTCCAGTTGGAGCCGCCATCACTGCCAACAGGCGTGTACCCAGCAGCTTGCCTGCCAAAGAGTAggcactcaatgaatatttgtggaATGTACATTGAAAGAGGAGGTTGATGCAAGGAGGAGGAAGTTGGGGATAACTGGAGCCCAGGACACTCAGTGACCTCATGggccagcctcagtttcccctcagCTTTGAGGGCCAGGGCCGGGGTAGCTGCGGAGAGGGCCAAGCTAATCGCCCCCTGAATCACCACCATTAGGGCAGATAATGACCCCTGCCCTTCCCAGCTGCTTTCATCTGGGGCTCCCAAGGCCCTCATTAGGCTGCAGGCGACAAGGGCAGATGACAGGGACTGGCTGGGCCGGTTGGTCAGTGGTGGGCATGGCCAGGTGGCCTCGGGCTTGGGGCGAGGCCTGGCCCCGCTGGGTGACCTGGGACAGTGGCCACCTCCCTTGGGCCTGGCTTCCCTATTGTGGGCAGCAATGGGAGTGACAGGTGATTGACAGCTCCGTGTGGGCGGACCCTGGGGCTCTTCTGTCCCTCATTCATTCTGTGGTTATTAATTGGGTGCCTCCTATGTCCTGTACTGAGCACAGGGGACAAAAAGGTTACTGAGATAACCTGCCCTCATGGGGCTCCCAGGGTGAGGTGAAATGTAGCTAAACAAGTAAACAAGTAATATGATAATTTCAGAGCGGGCCACAAggtccaaagaaaatgaaaacaaggctATGTAGGTGGGGCTGGAAGGCCCCAAAGGCGCCTTCAGTTTTGTGTtgtgagaagcagccagccgtgCATAGAGGAGCTGGGTACCTGGCAGAAGAAAGGGCAGGTtcaaaggccctggggtggggaAGAGCCAGGCATGTCTGAGAAACAGGAGGACGGAGGATGGGCATGGTGGCTGATGAGCAGCCAGACCACAGGGGCCGAGAGGCGTCCTGTCCACTTTATCCCAGGGCACTGGGGAGCCACAGCAGGGTTTTGATCAGGGGAGGAGCAGGATCTAATTCACATCTTGGAAAATCCCTCCAGCTGCCAAGTAGGGAGGTTCAGGGATGCGACCCCAGGTCTGTCAGATGCCCTTCATGGGCTGGGGGTGCACAGGCCAATACTTGGATCTGAGGGGAGTGTCTGAGGGGACAGACTTTGGCTAGACCTCAAGAGGAACTTCCAGAGTCAGGAGAGGGGTCGCTGAGCAGTGGGAGCCCCTAGACCGAGCCCCAGAATGTGCCTTCGCTTCTCCCCACAGCTCCATCAGGTCCAGCCTgccctcagccttctggggggaTGGGGAGGGTAAGTGGGAAGGAAACAGCTAGAGCATAATTATGGAGGTGGGTCCCAGCTCCCTGGTTCAGATGCTGCACCCACGTGGGGCAAATTGCACAGACTTCACTGACCTGCCAGGGGCCTCTCTTGCAGTCCACAGAACATGCCCAGGATGGTCCCCCTGATGTCTCCCCCCACAGCAACCTAGTCAGGCCTTGGGGAAGCTCCCTGATGGGTCTGTCATTGTCCCTCGTGGGTCCTCCACCCAGCAGGTGTTTGATAGGTGTTACCTGAATGAATGGAGAGAGTGAATGAGTGAAGAATGAATGAAGGAGTGGGCGAGTGAATGAGTGAGCAAGCTAGTGAACAGGTGAATGGCAAGAGGGGGCGCCCTGTCCTCCAGAGCCCCCACCCCTCTAGAAGGGCACCCGGCCTCAGGagctccccctccccgccccaccccagGCGTCTTGGAGATTCGCTCCGTCCGCGTGGGCGTCGTGGTCATCAAGGCCGTCTACGCAGGCTTCTACGTGGCCATGAACCGCCGAGGCCAGCTCTACGGGTCGGTGAGTGCTGGGCGGGGGGAAGGGGGCAGCGGGGGGGACCCGGGGACAGCGGGTGTCGCCGGCCTCACgcgcccgccccgcccccgcaGCGGGTCTACACCGGCGACTGCGGGTTCCAGGAACGCATCGAGGAGAATGGCTACAACACGTACGCGGCCCTGCGCTGGCACCACCGCGGCCGGCCCATGTTCCTGGCGCTGGACCGGCGCGGGGCCCCCCGGCGAGGCTCCCGGACACGACGCCACCACCTGTCCACCCACTTTTTGCCGGTGCTGGTGTCTTGAGGCCGGTGTCCAGGAGGCCGCCAGAGGCCCGTTGACCGACTGGGGAATAGAGGGCTGGCCGGAGACTCCGGGTGTCGCCTGAGCTGGGCAGAGAGCACTCCATAAGCGCAAAATGAGTGCTTGCTGTATACTGGGCACTGGGGCTGAGCCCCCAGGAGCCCCAGTCTGAGAGGAGTGGGGGTGAGGAAGGGCCCTGCAAGGCCGCTGGGCAGCGGGGCAGCTGCTGGGgggaggtgacctgggtgagGAGGGGCACTTGGGCTGGGCACAGCCAGGCACAGCTCTGGTGTGGGGACACACAGCATTTGAAAAGGGCAGTGAGGAGGGGGGAGGCTGGGTAGAGTGTGTGGGTGTGGCGGGCTGCAGATGAGACTGGAAAAGCGGCCACAGGCAAAACAGGCAGGGCCAGGGCCAACAGAGGGACAAACTATGTGGGTGGCAGGATAACGCCCCCCAAAGATGTCCCTGTCCTGATCCCCAGGACCTGTGACTATAGTACCTGACATGGCTAAGGGAATTTAGCAGGTAGATTAAGTGAAGGGTCCTGGATCACACGGGTGGCCCATGTGCTCACAGGGTCCTCATCTGAGGGGGGCaggagggtcagagtcagagGAGGAGATGTGAGGATGGAAATAGAGAGACTGGAAGATGttctctgctggctctgaagGCACAGGAAGGGGCCACAGGCCAAGGAACGCAGGGGATCTATAAGCTGGAAAAGGCGGGAGATAATTCTCCCCTAGGGCCTTCGGAAGGAACTAGCTGACACCCAGATTTCAGCTCCCTGAGACCCATTCTGGACTTCTGACCGCAGGACTGTTAGGTCATAAGATCGgttgtaatttgttatagcaatgctagattttatgtatatgtgtatgtgtgtgtttgtatgcttTAGGTCTGAAATCCTTTCACTAATAAAAACAATCCCCGGTCCATTTGCTGTCCTGGGCCATGGGGGAGAGGCTGACCAGGAGTGGCTGCTTGTGGGTGCCTGGCAAGTAGGGCTGTATGTCGACACCTCTGGGGATGAAGGGGTGATGTCTCCTAACCTGTGGGTGGGGTGCCCTGCACCTGCCCACACCCATCTCCAAGGGTCCCCTCAGTCCAGTGTCTGACTCGCCCCGGGCGGAGCCCTGAGGCTGTGGGACAGGCATGCCACTGCTCTGGGCCTGTTTCCCCTCCTGTAAAACGGGGACAGTGGTGCCCTTCACCCCATAGGGTCCTGCAGAGGCTGTGATGAGGACCTCCAGCTAAGGCCAGACATTTGGCTTGGTGAGGGTTGGGGTGGGAGGTGATGGCTTCTCCCCTCCCAGGGCCGCCTTCCACTTGAAACACAGATAACAGCAGGGGGCAGGAGAGGTGGGCTGGCAGCGTCCACCACTGGACGCTAAGGGCCCCTGCAGAGACTGGACACTCGCCACCATGAAGGCCTGTGGCTCTCACCCAGGCAATTTCCCCCACAGGGGACACTGGGCAATGTCTGGGAACATTGTGGTTGTCACAACTTGTGGGGGGGTCGCTACTGGCATTTATTGGGTCCATCCCAGAGAATGGCCTGGTCTGCATGTCAGCAGTGCTGATGAGGGAGACCCTGCGTTCATTATCTGGGAAAAAACCTGAGTTTGATCCCTGCTCAGTGTACACCAGAGTAAACTCCGGACGGGTCAGACGGTGTAAACCAGAGGAAGTGTGTGGATTTAAATGTGGGCAGTGTCCTAGGACGTCAGTCAGTCAGATGGTTATGGGATGCAGAGTCTCTTGGGGGTCAGTGGAATCTCCTAACGCAGGGGTTCTGACCTGGGGTGATTCTGCCCCCAGCAGAGACTTGGTGATGTCTGGGGACATTTGTGGTTGTCATGACTGAGGGGGAGTGTTACTGGCATcaagtgggtggaggccagggatgctgctcaacaccttACAGTGCACAGGACGCCCCACCCAGAGAAGGATCCGGGCCCCATGTCAGCAGTGCTGAGGTGGAGTGAGCCTGCCCTGGGGAGACCCACCGATTGCACCCACCTTGCTCCTTCCCTGGCTGCAGCACCGCTAGGGGCTGTTAGAGGCTAAGATAAAGAAACAGTGAGAACATCAGGTGCTGGAGAGGACACGGGGACCAGACCACTCACGCTTGGCCAGGGGAGGGGGTGCAAAAGGGTGCGGCACTTTGGAAACGTAGGGCAGCTTCTTGTGCACTCGCCAGCAGCCTGGCAGTTGCCCAGGCATTGTCCCAGAGAAGGGAAGCTCACGGTGGTCCTGGACCCAGGACAGGCAGTCACACCACGGGACACAGGCCGGCAGCCAGAGGCCCCAGCGTCAACACCGCAGCCACCTGGATCCGTCATCAGCTGTTCAGAGTGAAAACACCGACTCCAAAGGGTCACACGCTGTGAGGTTCCATTTACAGAACTTTCCGGAAATGACAAAAACCATAGGGACAAGGACAGTGGGGACAGAAGAGGGGTGTGGCCATCAAGAGGCCCCAGGAGAGACCTGTTGTCATAAACGTACAGCTGTCAACACTGGCGAGATATGGGGCAGGGGGGGACTGGACCCCTGGTTTTCTTACAGCCCTGTGTGAATAAAAGGTTTGAACAATTGGAAAGTGGCGCCTGGCCCTGGGGAGGGCTGCAGGGGTGGGAACAGCATCTGAGTTCTGGACCCAGGAGTCCGACACGGGTCTCACAGGCTGGAATCAAGGTGTTAGCGGGGTGGTTCCTTCCAGAGGCTCCGGGGGAGAACTGTCTCCTGCCTTCTGCAGCTTCTGGAGGCCCCACGTTCCTTGGCCTGTGGCCCCTTCCTGTGTCTTCAGAGCCAGCAGCGAGCATCTTCcagtctctctccctccttccgtCCTCACATCTCCctctctgactctgaccctcctgcctTCCTCTGATCAGGACCCTGTGAGCACATGGGCCCCCTGGGTGATCCAGGATCACTCCCGTCTCCAGACCTTTCACTTCAGCCGTGTGGGGAGTTAGGATGAGGATGTCTTTGAGACTGTCGTTCTGTGACATAGCCCCGATGGGGACAACTGCCATGGTCGTGAAAGCCACAAAGGAGTCTCCTTTTGGTGCCATGACCCCAGTATGTGACAGGTGCACGGAGGGTGGCACGCTGCAGCAAACGCCCGAGACCACCCGGCTGGCAGGACCAGCTCAGCCGTGCCCAGGAGTCGCCCAGCTCCGTCCAATGCGGGCCTAGGACTATCAGGAGCCAGATCACCCACAAACAGAGGAAAAGGGCTGTTCGTAAACTCAACTCTGAATGAAATCGGTCTGTCTGCTGGCCAGGGGTGCGGGCCACCCCGGGAGGCCCCTCCTGACCAGCCAGCTGTATACTTGACTCTTGGACCACAGGATTGTTAAAATCTTCACATTACGGTAAAAACTCACTCAGACACTGGGTCCACTGCAGCaatgtgggggtggggagtggagaAAGGGCTGCAGTCAGGAAGGGCTCGATCCCGGCACTGCAGCCTGGCTTCTGGCCAGTACCTCGGCCTGGTTCTCCCGGCACCACAGCCTGCCTTCTGGCCCACCTCTGATACCACACTGGCCACCAGGCTCCTGACCTCCCTGTAGTGCTGGGTTTCAAGTGCCAGCTGCCTGCACTAGCAGTGGTGAACCACGCGTCTGTGACGAGGCTGAGACCTGAGCGCCACGGAAGCCGACGCCACTGGGGGAAGCCATGCCGACAGCTTCCACAACGGGGGGCTTGCCGTCTGGGATGCTCTGGTGCCTTCTCACTCGACATTGCTGGGAAGGAGCCCCTGCTCACTCAGCGACCTTGGGGTTCTCGAAAGGCCTGGGAAGGCAGCTGGGCATCAGGAGGTGCAGACCCCCTTGGCCGCCCACTTCTCACGACGCTGCACAGAAGGAAGACACCAGACCGCCTGCTTCTTTCTTAAGTAGGTATATTTTAAATCTCTCTCGAGATACACATTTTTCCCTTTAGAAAACGTCCGTTGGAACAGCTTATCCTCCAGGCCCCGAGTCCCCAATGGGCTGTGCGGACAGAGCACCGAGCAGCCCTACCCCGTCTCTCCACACATCATGCATGGCCGCTGAGGAGCCGAAACGTCCGTTTATTTCAAAGCagtaataatttaaaattataaaaacctTTCCGCTGTTGAACACTTAGAGGGCGAGGTCAGAGACAGACAGGAGGAGGGAAGCTGGGCAGCGCCCACGAAGTGGCACGTGTCGGTGCACCGGGGCGCAGGCGGCCCCCCGGAAGGCCAGCCGGGCAGGGATGGCTAAGCTCCTCACCCCACCCGGAG
This region includes:
- the FGF22 gene encoding fibroblast growth factor 22; the protein is MRSRLWLGLAWLLLARAPGGAGTPSGPRRPRSYPHLEGDVRWRRLFSSTHFFLRVDPGGRVQGTPWRHSPDSVLEIRSVRVGVVVIKAVYAGFYVAMNRRGQLYGSRVYTGDCGFQERIEENGYNTYAALRWHHRGRPMFLALDRRGAPRRGSRTRRHHLSTHFLPVLVS